In Streptomyces chartreusis NRRL 3882, the following are encoded in one genomic region:
- the carB gene encoding carbamoyl-phosphate synthase large subunit produces MPKRTDIQSVLVIGSGPIVIGQAAEFDYSGTQACRVLKAEGLRVVLVNSNPATIMTDPEIADATYVEPITPEFVEKIIAKERPDALLPTLGGQTALNTAISLHEAGTLDKYGVELIGANVEAIHKGEDRDQFKEVVEEVRKKIGHGESARSYICHSMDDVLRGVEELGGYPVVVRPSFTMGGAGSGFAHDEEELRRIAGQGLTLSPTTEVLLEESILGWKEYELELMRDKHDNVVVVCSIENFDPMGVHTGDSITVAPAMTLTDREYQTLRDIGIAVIREVGVDTGGCNIQFAVNPEDGRVIVIEMNPRVSRSSALASKATGFPIAKIAAKLAVGYTLDEIPNDITQETPASFEPTLDYVVVKAPRFAFEKFPSADATLTTTMKSVGEAMAIGRNFTEAFQKALRSLEKKGSQFTFVGEPGDKQELLEASVRPTDGRINTVMQAIRAGATPEEVFEYTKIDPWFVDQLFLLKEIADELAEAPELTTDLLAEAKRHGFSDQQIGEIRGLREDVVREVRHALGVRPVYKTVDTCAAEFAAKTPYFYSSYDEETEVASREKPAVIILGSGPNRIGQGIEFDYSCVHASFALSDAGYETVMVNCNPETVSTDYDTSDRLYFEPLTLEDVLEIVHAEQQAGPVAGVVVQLGGQTPLGLSQALKDNGVPIVGTSPEAIHAAEDRGAFGRVLKEAGLPAPKHGTATTFAEAKAIADEIGYPVLVRPSYVLGGRGMEIVYDETRLEAYIAESTEISPSRPVLVDRFLDDAIEIDVDALYDGEELYLGGVMEHIEEAGIHSGDSACALPPITLGGFDIKRLRASTEGIAKGVGVRGLINIQFALAGDILYVLEANPRASRTVPFTSKATAVPLAKAAARISLGATIAELRAEGLLPASGDGGELPLDAPISVKEAVMPWSRFRDIHGRGVDTVLGPEMRSTGEVMGIDSVFGTAYAKSQAGAYGPLPTKGRAFISVANRDKRSMIFPARELVAHGFELLATSGTAEVLKRNGINATVVRKQSEGTGPNGEKTIVQLIHDGEVDLIVNTPYGTGGRLDGYDIRTAAVARSVPCLTTVQALAAAVQGIDALNRGDVGVRSLQEHAEHLTAARD; encoded by the coding sequence GTGCCTAAGCGCACCGATATCCAGTCCGTCCTGGTCATCGGCTCCGGCCCGATCGTCATCGGCCAGGCCGCCGAGTTCGACTACTCCGGCACCCAGGCGTGCCGCGTCCTGAAGGCCGAGGGCCTCAGGGTCGTCCTGGTCAACTCCAACCCGGCGACGATCATGACCGACCCCGAGATCGCCGACGCCACCTACGTCGAGCCCATCACCCCCGAGTTCGTCGAGAAGATCATCGCCAAGGAGCGTCCCGACGCGCTGCTGCCCACCCTGGGCGGCCAGACGGCCCTCAACACCGCGATCTCGCTGCACGAGGCGGGGACGCTCGACAAGTACGGCGTCGAGCTGATCGGCGCCAACGTCGAGGCGATCCACAAGGGCGAGGACCGCGACCAGTTCAAGGAGGTCGTGGAGGAGGTCCGTAAGAAGATCGGCCACGGTGAGTCCGCCCGGTCCTACATCTGCCACTCCATGGACGACGTCCTCAGGGGCGTCGAGGAGCTCGGCGGCTACCCGGTCGTGGTCCGCCCGTCCTTCACCATGGGCGGTGCCGGCTCCGGCTTCGCCCACGACGAGGAGGAGCTGCGCCGCATCGCCGGTCAGGGCCTCACGCTCTCGCCGACCACCGAGGTGCTCCTGGAGGAGTCCATCCTCGGCTGGAAGGAGTACGAGCTGGAGCTGATGCGCGACAAGCACGACAACGTCGTGGTCGTCTGCTCCATCGAGAACTTCGACCCCATGGGCGTGCACACCGGCGACTCGATCACCGTCGCCCCGGCGATGACGCTCACCGACCGTGAGTACCAGACCCTGCGGGACATCGGCATCGCCGTCATCCGCGAGGTCGGCGTCGACACCGGCGGCTGCAACATCCAGTTCGCGGTGAACCCCGAGGACGGCCGGGTCATCGTCATCGAGATGAACCCGCGCGTGTCGCGCTCCTCGGCCCTCGCCTCCAAGGCGACCGGCTTCCCGATCGCCAAGATCGCCGCCAAACTCGCCGTCGGCTACACGCTGGACGAGATCCCGAACGACATCACACAGGAGACCCCCGCCTCCTTCGAGCCGACGCTCGACTACGTGGTCGTGAAGGCTCCGCGCTTCGCCTTCGAGAAGTTCCCGAGTGCGGACGCCACGCTCACCACCACCATGAAGTCGGTCGGCGAGGCCATGGCCATCGGCCGCAACTTCACCGAGGCCTTCCAGAAGGCCCTGCGCTCGCTGGAGAAGAAGGGCAGCCAGTTCACCTTCGTCGGCGAGCCCGGCGACAAGCAGGAGCTGCTGGAGGCGTCCGTTCGCCCGACCGACGGCCGTATCAACACCGTCATGCAGGCCATCCGTGCCGGTGCCACGCCCGAGGAGGTCTTCGAGTACACGAAGATCGACCCCTGGTTCGTCGACCAGCTCTTCCTGCTCAAGGAGATCGCGGACGAACTGGCCGAGGCGCCCGAGCTGACCACCGACCTGCTCGCCGAGGCCAAGCGGCACGGCTTCTCCGACCAGCAGATCGGTGAGATCCGCGGCCTGCGCGAGGACGTCGTCCGCGAGGTCCGGCACGCGCTGGGCGTCCGCCCGGTCTACAAGACGGTCGACACCTGCGCCGCCGAGTTCGCCGCGAAGACGCCGTACTTCTACTCCTCCTACGACGAGGAGACGGAGGTCGCCTCCCGCGAGAAGCCGGCCGTCATCATCCTGGGCTCCGGCCCGAACCGCATCGGCCAGGGCATCGAGTTCGACTACTCCTGCGTCCACGCCTCCTTCGCGCTGAGCGACGCGGGCTACGAGACCGTGATGGTCAACTGCAACCCGGAGACCGTCTCCACGGACTACGACACCTCCGACCGCCTGTACTTCGAGCCGCTGACGCTCGAAGACGTGCTGGAGATCGTGCACGCGGAGCAGCAGGCCGGCCCGGTGGCGGGTGTCGTCGTCCAGCTCGGCGGCCAGACCCCGCTGGGCCTGTCGCAGGCGCTGAAGGACAACGGCGTGCCGATCGTCGGCACGTCCCCGGAAGCCATCCACGCGGCCGAGGACCGGGGCGCCTTCGGCCGGGTCCTCAAGGAGGCCGGCCTCCCGGCCCCCAAGCACGGCACCGCCACCACCTTCGCCGAGGCCAAGGCCATCGCCGACGAGATCGGCTACCCGGTCCTGGTGCGCCCGTCGTACGTCCTCGGCGGGCGCGGCATGGAGATCGTCTACGACGAGACGCGCCTGGAGGCGTACATCGCCGAGTCGACGGAGATCAGCCCGTCCCGGCCGGTCCTGGTCGACCGGTTCCTCGACGACGCGATCGAGATCGACGTCGACGCACTCTACGACGGCGAGGAGCTGTACCTCGGCGGCGTCATGGAGCACATCGAGGAGGCCGGCATCCACTCCGGCGACTCGGCGTGCGCCCTGCCCCCGATCACGCTCGGCGGCTTCGACATCAAGCGCCTGCGGGCCTCCACGGAGGGCATCGCGAAGGGCGTCGGGGTGCGCGGCCTGATCAACATCCAGTTCGCGCTGGCGGGCGACATCCTCTACGTGCTGGAGGCCAACCCGCGCGCCTCGCGGACCGTCCCCTTCACCTCGAAGGCGACCGCGGTGCCGCTGGCCAAGGCCGCCGCCCGGATCTCGCTGGGCGCCACGATCGCCGAGCTGCGCGCCGAGGGCCTGCTGCCGGCCAGTGGCGACGGCGGCGAGCTCCCACTGGACGCGCCGATCTCCGTCAAGGAGGCCGTCATGCCGTGGTCGCGCTTCCGCGACATCCACGGCCGCGGCGTCGACACGGTCCTCGGCCCGGAGATGCGCTCCACCGGCGAGGTCATGGGCATCGACTCCGTCTTCGGCACGGCGTACGCCAAGTCGCAGGCGGGCGCCTACGGCCCGCTGCCCACCAAGGGCCGCGCCTTCATCTCGGTCGCCAACCGCGACAAGCGCTCGATGATCTTCCCGGCCCGTGAGCTCGTCGCGCACGGCTTCGAGCTGCTCGCCACCTCCGGCACGGCCGAGGTCCTCAAGCGCAACGGCATCAACGCCACCGTCGTGCGCAAGCAGTCCGAGGGCACCGGCCCGAACGGCGAGAAGACCATCGTCCAGCTCATCCACGACGGCGAGGTCGACCTCATCGTCAACACCCCGTACGGCACCGGTGGCCGCCTCGACGGCTACGACATCCGTACCGCGGCCGTGGCACGCTCCGTGCCCTGCCTGACGACGGTCCAGGCGCTCGCGGCGGCGGTCCAGGGCATCGACGCCCTCAACCGCGGCGACGTGGGCGTCCGATCGCTCCAGGAACACGCGGAACACCTGACCGCGGCCCGCGACTAG
- a CDS encoding quinone-dependent dihydroorotate dehydrogenase: protein MYKIFFSLLFKRMDPEQAHHLAFRWIRLAARVPVLRTLLAAALAPRHKELRTEAFGLRMHGPFGLAAGFDKNAVGIDGMAMLGFDHVEIGTVTGEPQPGNPKQRLFRLVKDRALINRMGFNNDGSLRVAARLASRTPVFKTVVGVNIGKTKVVPEEEAVADYVKSAERLAPYADYLVVNVSSPNTPGLRNLQATEALRPLLSAVREAADRAVAARRVPLLVKIAPDLADEDIDAVADLAVELGLEGIIATNTTIAREGLGLKSDSSLVKETGGLSGAPLKERSLEVLRRLYARVGGRITLVGVGGVENAEDAWQRILAGATLVQGYSAFIYEGPFWGRSIHKGLAARLRTSPYATLADAVGADVRKTA, encoded by the coding sequence ATGTACAAGATCTTTTTCAGTCTGCTCTTCAAGCGGATGGACCCGGAGCAGGCGCACCACCTCGCCTTCCGCTGGATCCGCCTGGCCGCCCGCGTGCCCGTGCTGCGCACCCTCCTCGCGGCCGCCCTCGCGCCCCGCCACAAGGAGCTGCGCACGGAGGCCTTCGGGCTGCGCATGCACGGCCCCTTCGGGCTCGCCGCGGGCTTCGACAAGAACGCGGTCGGCATCGACGGCATGGCGATGCTCGGCTTCGACCACGTCGAGATCGGCACGGTCACCGGTGAACCGCAGCCCGGCAACCCCAAACAGCGGCTGTTCCGCCTGGTCAAGGACCGGGCGCTGATCAACCGCATGGGCTTCAACAACGACGGATCGCTCCGCGTCGCCGCCCGTCTGGCCTCCCGGACGCCCGTCTTCAAGACCGTCGTCGGTGTCAACATCGGCAAGACCAAGGTCGTCCCCGAGGAGGAGGCCGTCGCGGACTACGTGAAGTCCGCCGAGCGGCTGGCCCCCTACGCCGACTACCTCGTCGTCAACGTCTCCTCCCCGAACACGCCCGGCCTGCGCAACCTCCAGGCCACCGAGGCGCTGCGCCCCCTGCTGAGCGCCGTCCGCGAGGCCGCCGACCGGGCGGTGGCCGCGCGGCGCGTCCCGCTCCTGGTCAAGATCGCGCCGGACCTCGCCGACGAGGACATCGACGCCGTCGCCGACCTCGCCGTGGAACTCGGCCTGGAGGGGATCATCGCCACGAACACCACGATCGCGCGCGAGGGACTCGGCCTGAAGTCAGACTCCTCCCTGGTCAAGGAGACCGGCGGCCTGTCCGGGGCACCCCTGAAGGAACGCTCCCTGGAGGTCCTGCGCCGCCTCTACGCGCGCGTGGGCGGCCGGATCACCCTGGTGGGCGTCGGCGGCGTCGAGAACGCCGAGGACGCCTGGCAGCGCATCCTGGCCGGTGCCACGCTGGTCCAGGGTTACAGCGCCTTCATCTACGAGGGGCCCTTCTGGGGCCGCTCCATCCACAAGGGGCTCGCCGCGCGCCTGCGCACCAGCCCGTACGCCACGCTCGCCGACGCGGTGGGCGCCGACGTGAGGAAGACGGCATGA